The Streptomyces avermitilis MA-4680 = NBRC 14893 genome contains a region encoding:
- a CDS encoding PP2C family protein-serine/threonine phosphatase, with protein MPSHLSADRPAAQPPPRGTVDALISQTRRLRGDVDAVRRDAPADGTDPQGRWQRALCDLAVHQLNDLDAHLAQLRDGPQPAPAAPSTAGPAERAVPTAPRSGSLLSRVGSAEWNLLTDEATWSGELYQILGRDPAAPPLTLDELPSFVHDEDRPRLTAMVTDCLIDAKPIDGEFRIVRPDGGVRTVHMMGEPVLDAHGSTASMWAVLRDVSELHRSQRTVSETHDSLQHQRHLAQTEHRLAVELQESVLPPWRASLRLPHQGPETLDLAAHYLPSSSSALIGGNWYDALELPDTQMLLSVGDLTGHGVAVTSGMAMLLGTLRGLAMAGTQPGQLMQWLNGLLDASVQPALGSAVCCRYQPETRVLTWAQAGHPAPLLFRNGTGRLLAAPDGVLLGATSGAAYGQAEETLQAGDLLLLHTDGLVPRRWADPRSSEAESGGGTAAVQRLLDLAPRFDGVRTAQHCVRTVVEEFGETEREDDACVLVARVVS; from the coding sequence ATGCCGTCCCATCTCTCTGCGGATCGCCCCGCCGCCCAGCCGCCCCCGCGCGGCACGGTCGACGCGCTCATCTCGCAGACGCGGCGACTGCGCGGCGACGTGGACGCCGTACGACGTGACGCGCCCGCGGACGGCACGGACCCGCAAGGCCGCTGGCAGCGCGCACTGTGCGATCTGGCGGTACATCAACTCAACGATCTGGACGCGCACTTGGCGCAGTTGCGGGACGGACCACAGCCCGCGCCGGCCGCCCCCTCCACCGCCGGCCCCGCCGAGCGAGCCGTGCCCACCGCCCCCCGGAGCGGCTCCCTGCTCAGCCGCGTCGGCTCCGCCGAGTGGAACCTGCTGACGGACGAGGCGACATGGTCCGGCGAGCTGTATCAGATCCTCGGCCGTGATCCGGCCGCTCCCCCGCTCACCCTCGACGAACTGCCGTCCTTCGTGCACGACGAGGACCGGCCGAGGCTGACGGCGATGGTCACCGACTGCCTGATCGACGCGAAGCCGATAGACGGGGAGTTCCGCATCGTGCGCCCCGACGGCGGCGTGCGCACCGTGCACATGATGGGCGAGCCCGTCCTCGACGCCCACGGCAGCACCGCCTCGATGTGGGCCGTGCTGCGGGACGTCAGCGAACTGCACCGCAGCCAGCGGACGGTGAGCGAGACCCATGACTCGCTGCAACACCAACGGCACCTCGCGCAGACCGAGCACCGGCTCGCCGTCGAGCTACAGGAGTCCGTACTGCCGCCATGGCGCGCCTCCCTGCGGCTCCCGCACCAGGGCCCCGAAACGCTGGACCTGGCCGCCCACTATCTCCCCTCGTCGTCGAGCGCGCTGATCGGCGGCAACTGGTACGACGCGCTCGAACTGCCCGACACCCAGATGCTGTTGAGCGTCGGCGACCTCACCGGGCACGGGGTCGCCGTGACCTCGGGCATGGCGATGCTGCTCGGCACCCTGCGCGGCCTGGCCATGGCGGGTACCCAGCCGGGTCAGCTCATGCAATGGCTCAACGGACTGCTCGACGCCTCCGTCCAGCCCGCCCTGGGCAGCGCCGTCTGCTGCCGCTATCAACCCGAGACGCGCGTACTCACCTGGGCACAGGCAGGCCACCCCGCCCCGCTGCTGTTCCGCAACGGGACGGGGCGCCTGCTGGCAGCACCGGACGGCGTGCTGCTCGGAGCGACCTCGGGTGCCGCCTACGGGCAGGCCGAGGAGACCCTCCAAGCGGGCGACCTGCTGCTCCTGCACACCGACGGGCTGGTCCCGCGGCGATGGGCGGACCCCCGCTCGAGCGAAGCCGAGAGTGGGGGAGGAACGGCGGCCGTCCAAAGGCTGCTCGACCTGGCCCCGCGCTTCGACGGGGTCCGCACGGCCCAGCACTGCGTACGGACGGTGGTGGAAGAGTTCGGCGAGACGGAGCGCGAGGACGACGCCTGCGTGCTCGTCGCCAGGGTCGTCTCCTGA
- a CDS encoding aminoglycoside phosphotransferase family protein → MYTASSSVSAPPRSLHPRQPGSSGPYLDPARPAAPLLGAGRSRRVPGLGTQPLSGRIDLSGPQGAQLRTAIASVHRICPEFTPVQVLRRSGRSVLLVGTTGRSTAVAKCLLDHSPIWAERIRHEIAAYRSFVRHRPPVRVPRLIAADPDNCTLVIERMPGRVAALQRHPAEAPPRADIRAALGALCRVNAWRPPAGTFDAPLNYAERISRFHELGLLTDRDMGDLQKLMHGIAHSAGRQGMGQFCHGDALLSNILLSPAGPVLVDWEHAGWYLPGYDLATLWAVLGDAPVARRQISQLAQSAGPAARDAFLVNLMLVLTREIRTYETAVQRSMHDVTPAAPGQAHPAAAPSGEEQRLLLRRLHDDCQMARRAVRAAVGTR, encoded by the coding sequence ATGTACACAGCATCGTCCTCCGTGTCCGCACCGCCCCGGTCGCTCCACCCCCGCCAGCCGGGCAGCAGCGGCCCCTACCTCGACCCCGCGCGACCCGCGGCGCCCCTGCTCGGTGCCGGTCGGTCGCGGCGCGTTCCGGGGCTCGGCACCCAACCGCTCAGCGGGAGAATCGACTTGTCCGGCCCCCAGGGCGCCCAGCTGCGCACGGCGATCGCGTCGGTGCACCGGATCTGTCCGGAGTTCACTCCGGTGCAGGTACTGCGCCGCAGCGGGCGCTCCGTACTCCTCGTCGGCACGACGGGGCGCAGCACGGCCGTCGCCAAGTGTTTACTTGACCACTCCCCCATCTGGGCGGAGCGGATCCGGCACGAAATAGCTGCATACCGCTCGTTCGTCCGGCACCGCCCGCCCGTGCGGGTGCCCCGGCTGATCGCGGCGGACCCGGACAACTGCACGCTGGTGATCGAGCGGATGCCGGGCCGGGTGGCCGCGCTCCAGCGGCATCCGGCGGAGGCCCCGCCCCGCGCCGACATCCGGGCGGCCCTGGGCGCGCTCTGCCGGGTGAACGCGTGGCGGCCGCCGGCGGGGACGTTCGACGCCCCGCTGAACTACGCGGAGCGGATCTCCCGCTTCCATGAGCTGGGTCTTCTCACGGACCGGGACATGGGGGATCTGCAGAAGCTGATGCACGGCATCGCCCACTCGGCGGGCCGGCAGGGCATGGGCCAGTTCTGCCACGGTGACGCTCTCCTGTCGAACATCCTCCTCTCACCGGCCGGTCCAGTGCTGGTGGACTGGGAGCACGCGGGCTGGTATCTGCCGGGGTACGACCTGGCGACGCTGTGGGCGGTCCTCGGTGACGCCCCGGTGGCGCGGCGCCAGATCAGTCAGCTCGCACAGTCCGCGGGGCCCGCGGCACGCGACGCCTTCCTGGTGAACCTGATGCTCGTACTGACCCGAGAGATCCGTACCTACGAGACGGCCGTGCAGCGTTCGATGCACGACGTGACCCCGGCGGCACCGGGCCAGGCCCACCCGGCTGCTGCGCCGTCCGGCGAGGAACAGCGGCTGCTGCTGCGGCGGCTGCACGACGACTGTCAGATGGCCCGGCGGGCCGTTCGAGCGGCAGTCGGCACTCGCTGA
- a CDS encoding N-acetylmuramoyl-L-alanine amidase, which produces MRGSATDPRSTVGHRRARGAAGAVASAALLLPLLGAAPSPGAAPDSSAELQRAFATASADHQVPQSVLLGVSYLQSRWDTHAGAPSVSGGYGPMHLTDARSAIAGAPHHSAGTEDARGDEARTALLPTTEVPENSQLPARLKTLPKAAELTGIPAERLRTDAAANIEGGAALLAAAQKKLGEPLSGDAADWYGAVAVFSGADDTATAAAYARDVYDVIREGARRTTDAGQSVTLAAEPGSAPDTAQLGRAGLRSVSADGTECPKSLACEWIPAPYEEFGDNDYGNHDLGDRPASQSIRYLVIHDTEGRWDGVINLVQDPTYVSWNYTLRSTDGHVAQHVKAKDVAWHAGNWYINAKSIGLEHEGFLASPDAWYTEAMYRSSARLVKYLARKYGIPLDRQHVLGHDNVPGPTTATIPGMHTDPGPYWDWRHYFRLLGRPFHATAGRGGGLVTVLPDFTANQPVYTGCVTAGLPCASHGSSEVRLYSGPDETAPLIKDIGLRPKGDDSTIDVNDVGSRVSTGQRYAVADRAGDWTAIWYLGQKAWFKNPKKQPTAVNASGLVVTPRAGLTDIPVYGRAYPEKEAYPAGVPAQSVSPLPYKLLEGQKYAIGDEVPGEYYYAVTFDTPSHKVVTGTDRYYEIQFGHRVAFVRAADVQVVSSRS; this is translated from the coding sequence TTGCGAGGATCCGCCACCGACCCCCGGTCCACCGTCGGTCACAGACGCGCGCGCGGAGCGGCGGGTGCCGTCGCCTCGGCGGCGCTGCTGCTGCCGCTGCTCGGCGCGGCTCCGTCCCCGGGCGCCGCCCCGGACTCCTCCGCCGAGCTCCAGCGGGCGTTCGCCACGGCGTCCGCCGACCACCAGGTACCGCAGAGCGTGCTGCTCGGTGTCTCCTACCTCCAGTCCCGCTGGGACACGCACGCCGGCGCGCCGAGCGTCTCGGGCGGCTACGGCCCGATGCATCTCACGGACGCCCGCAGCGCGATCGCCGGGGCCCCGCACCACAGCGCGGGCACGGAGGACGCCCGCGGTGACGAGGCGCGTACGGCCCTGCTGCCCACCACCGAGGTGCCGGAGAACTCCCAGCTCCCCGCCCGCCTCAAGACGTTGCCGAAGGCAGCCGAGCTGACCGGGATCCCGGCCGAGCGGCTGCGTACGGACGCCGCCGCCAACATCGAGGGGGGTGCCGCCCTGCTCGCCGCCGCGCAGAAGAAGCTCGGCGAGCCCCTCAGCGGTGACGCGGCCGACTGGTACGGGGCGGTGGCCGTGTTCTCGGGCGCGGACGACACCGCCACGGCGGCCGCGTACGCCCGTGATGTGTACGACGTGATCCGCGAGGGTGCGCGGCGCACCACGGACGCCGGTCAGAGCGTGACGCTGGCCGCCGAGCCCGGGTCGGCTCCCGACACCGCGCAGCTCGGGCGCGCCGGGCTGCGTTCCGTCTCCGCCGATGGCACGGAATGCCCCAAGTCCCTGGCCTGCGAGTGGATTCCGGCACCGTACGAAGAGTTCGGCGACAACGACTACGGCAATCACGACCTGGGCGACCGGCCGGCCTCGCAGAGCATCAGGTACCTCGTCATCCACGACACGGAAGGCCGCTGGGACGGTGTCATCAACCTCGTCCAGGACCCCACCTATGTGTCGTGGAACTACACGCTGCGCTCCACGGACGGGCACGTCGCCCAGCATGTGAAGGCGAAGGACGTGGCCTGGCACGCGGGCAACTGGTACATCAACGCCAAGTCGATCGGTCTGGAGCACGAGGGCTTCCTCGCCTCGCCGGACGCCTGGTACACGGAGGCGATGTACCGGTCGTCGGCGCGGCTGGTGAAGTACCTGGCCAGGAAGTACGGCATTCCGCTGGACCGGCAGCACGTCCTCGGTCACGACAACGTGCCGGGCCCGACCACCGCGACGATTCCGGGCATGCACACGGACCCTGGCCCGTACTGGGACTGGCGGCACTACTTCCGGCTGCTCGGCAGGCCCTTCCACGCCACGGCGGGCCGGGGCGGCGGGCTGGTGACGGTCCTGCCGGACTTCACCGCCAACCAGCCGGTCTACACCGGCTGCGTCACCGCGGGCCTGCCCTGCGCGTCCCACGGCTCCAGCGAGGTACGTCTGTACAGCGGCCCCGACGAGACCGCGCCCCTGATCAAGGACATCGGTCTGCGGCCCAAGGGCGACGATTCGACGATCGATGTGAACGACGTGGGTTCGCGGGTCTCCACCGGGCAGCGGTACGCGGTCGCCGACCGTGCGGGGGACTGGACGGCGATCTGGTACCTGGGCCAGAAGGCCTGGTTCAAGAACCCGAAGAAGCAGCCGACGGCGGTGAACGCGTCGGGGCTCGTGGTCACGCCAAGGGCGGGACTCACGGACATCCCCGTGTACGGCCGCGCCTACCCGGAGAAGGAGGCCTATCCGGCCGGTGTGCCCGCGCAGTCGGTCTCACCGCTGCCGTACAAACTGCTCGAGGGCCAGAAGTACGCGATCGGGGACGAGGTGCCGGGCGAGTACTACTACGCGGTCACCTTCGACACGCCCTCGCACAAGGTCGTGACCGGCACGGACCGCTACTACGAGATCCAGTTCGGCCACCGGGTGGCGTTCGTGCGGGCGGCCGATGTGCAGGTCGTTTCGTCGAGGTCGTAG
- a CDS encoding DUF397 domain-containing protein: MAESTIKEHPLAGWDKPELDLSKAEWQSSSRGRGDVQIAFVEGFIAMRNSGRPESPSLIFTPAEWGAFVSGAREGEFDLT, from the coding sequence GTGGCCGAGAGCACCATCAAGGAGCATCCACTCGCGGGCTGGGACAAGCCGGAACTGGACCTCAGCAAGGCCGAGTGGCAATCCAGCAGCCGAGGACGGGGAGACGTCCAGATCGCCTTTGTCGAGGGGTTCATCGCCATGCGCAACAGCGGCCGCCCCGAGAGCCCCTCTCTGATCTTCACACCCGCGGAATGGGGCGCGTTCGTCTCGGGGGCCCGCGAAGGGGAGTTCGACCTGACGTGA
- a CDS encoding thiolase domain-containing protein yields the protein MSKEPVAVVGIGQTRHVAARRDVSIAGLVREAAQRALLDAELTWADIDAVVIGKAPDFFEGVMMPELYLADALGAVGKPMLRVHTAGSVGGSTALVATNLIAGRVHGTVLTLAYEKQSESNAMWGLSLPIPFQQPLLAGAGGFFAPHVRAYMRRSGAPDTVGSLVAYKDRRNALKNPYAHLHEHDITLEKVQASPMLWDPIRYSETCPSSDGACAMILTDRAGAARSPRPPAWLHGGAMRSEPTLFAGKDAVSPQAGKDCAADVYRQAGITDPRREIDAVEMYVPFSWYEPMWLENLGFADEGEGWKLTESGVTELDGDLPVNMSGGVLSTNPIGASGMIRFAEAALQVRGQAGEHQVEGARRVLGHAYGGGSQFFSMWLVGAEPPVL from the coding sequence ATGAGCAAGGAGCCCGTGGCCGTCGTGGGCATCGGCCAGACCAGGCACGTGGCCGCCCGGCGGGACGTCTCGATCGCGGGCCTTGTCCGAGAGGCGGCCCAACGGGCCCTTTTGGACGCCGAGTTGACATGGGCCGACATCGACGCCGTGGTCATCGGCAAGGCGCCCGACTTCTTCGAGGGCGTCATGATGCCCGAGCTGTACCTCGCCGACGCGCTCGGCGCGGTGGGCAAGCCCATGCTGCGGGTGCACACGGCCGGCTCGGTCGGCGGCTCCACCGCCCTCGTCGCCACGAACCTGATCGCGGGCCGCGTCCACGGCACCGTCCTGACCCTGGCCTACGAGAAGCAGTCCGAGTCCAACGCCATGTGGGGCCTGTCCCTGCCGATCCCCTTCCAGCAGCCCCTGCTCGCCGGGGCGGGCGGCTTCTTCGCACCGCACGTACGCGCGTACATGCGGCGCAGCGGCGCCCCCGACACCGTGGGCTCCCTGGTCGCGTACAAGGACCGCCGCAACGCACTGAAGAATCCGTACGCGCACCTCCATGAACACGACATCACCCTGGAGAAGGTCCAGGCGTCCCCGATGCTGTGGGACCCGATCCGCTACTCGGAGACCTGCCCGTCCTCCGACGGCGCCTGCGCGATGATCCTCACCGACCGTGCGGGCGCGGCCCGTTCGCCGCGGCCGCCCGCGTGGCTGCACGGCGGCGCGATGCGCAGCGAGCCGACCCTCTTCGCCGGCAAGGACGCGGTCTCACCGCAGGCCGGCAAGGACTGCGCGGCCGACGTCTACCGGCAGGCGGGGATCACGGACCCGCGCCGGGAGATCGACGCCGTGGAGATGTACGTGCCGTTCTCCTGGTACGAGCCCATGTGGCTGGAGAACCTCGGCTTCGCCGACGAGGGCGAGGGCTGGAAGCTCACCGAGTCCGGGGTGACGGAACTCGACGGGGACCTGCCCGTCAACATGTCGGGCGGGGTCCTCTCCACCAATCCGATCGGCGCCTCCGGCATGATCCGCTTCGCGGAAGCAGCGCTTCAGGTGCGCGGCCAGGCCGGAGAACACCAGGTGGAAGGGGCTCGCAGGGTGCTCGGGCACGCGTACGGCGGCGGGTCGCAGTTCTTCTCGATGTGGCTGGTCGGGGCGGAGCCCCCGGTCTTGTGA
- a CDS encoding thiolase domain-containing protein has product MTREIAVVAFGQTDHRRTSDELSEVEMLIPVLHDVLGQAGLKTGDIGFTCSGSTDYLAGRAFSFTMALDGVGAWPPISESHVEMDGAWALYEAWTKLLTGDADTALVYAYGKSSPGSVRDVLTRQLDPYYVAPLWPDSVALAALQAQALIDAGHADEPALAGVAARSRASAATNSHAQLSGSVPQGDYVVRPLRTGDCPPVGDGAAAVVLAAGDRARRLCARPAWIRGIDHRIEAHALGVRDLTDSPSTRLAAEKAGVFERPVDTAELYAPFTSQEVVLRRALRLDDRVTVNPSGGALAANPIMAAGLIRIGEAAARIHRGESDRALAHATSGPCLQQNLVALLEGDPR; this is encoded by the coding sequence GTGACGCGCGAGATCGCCGTAGTCGCCTTCGGGCAGACCGACCACCGGCGCACCAGCGACGAGCTCTCCGAGGTGGAGATGCTCATCCCGGTCCTGCACGACGTCCTCGGCCAGGCCGGCCTGAAGACCGGCGACATCGGCTTCACCTGCTCGGGCTCCACGGACTACCTCGCGGGCCGCGCCTTCTCCTTCACCATGGCGCTCGACGGGGTGGGCGCCTGGCCGCCGATCTCCGAGTCACATGTGGAGATGGACGGGGCGTGGGCGCTGTACGAGGCGTGGACGAAGCTGCTGACCGGCGACGCCGACACCGCGCTCGTGTACGCGTACGGGAAGTCGTCACCCGGCTCTGTACGCGACGTCCTGACCCGGCAGCTCGACCCGTACTACGTGGCGCCGCTGTGGCCGGACTCCGTGGCCCTGGCCGCCCTTCAGGCGCAGGCGCTCATCGACGCGGGGCACGCCGACGAGCCCGCACTGGCCGGTGTCGCGGCCCGCAGCCGTGCGTCGGCCGCCACCAACTCCCATGCGCAGCTGAGCGGTTCGGTGCCGCAGGGGGACTATGTCGTACGTCCCCTGCGTACCGGCGACTGCCCGCCCGTCGGCGACGGAGCCGCCGCCGTCGTCCTCGCGGCGGGGGATCGGGCGCGCCGGCTGTGCGCGCGGCCCGCCTGGATCCGGGGCATCGACCACCGTATCGAGGCACACGCCCTCGGTGTCCGTGACCTGACCGACTCGCCCTCCACCCGCCTGGCCGCCGAGAAGGCGGGCGTCTTCGAACGCCCCGTCGACACCGCCGAGCTGTACGCGCCCTTCACCTCCCAGGAGGTGGTCCTGCGCAGGGCGCTGCGGCTCGACGACCGCGTGACCGTCAACCCGTCCGGGGGCGCACTGGCCGCCAACCCGATCATGGCGGCCGGACTGATCCGCATCGGCGAGGCCGCCGCCCGCATCCACCGCGGCGAGTCCGACCGCGCGCTCGCCCACGCGACCTCGGGTCCCTGCCTGCAACAGAACCTGGTCGCCCTACTCGAAGGAGACCCGCGATGA
- a CDS encoding Zn-ribbon domain-containing OB-fold protein yields MPEVLKAPLVVEFPFTRSLGPVQSAFLTGLRERVLLGVKTGDGRTLVPPVEYDPVTAEEIHDLVEVAPTGTVTTWAWNHAPRRGQPLDTPFAWVLVRLDGADTALLHALDAAGPDAVHSGLRVRVRWAAQRSGAITDIACFEPYDSGDDAAAEPTGHDGRFADPVTGIVAPARLDYVYSPGRAQSAHLDALAEQRTVGERCPSCRKVYVPPRGACPTCGVATSEAVEVGPRGTVTTYCIVNIKAKNLDIEVPYVYAHIALDGADLALHGRIGGIPYDQVRMGLRVEPVWTDGGRHPDHYRPTGEPDADYETYKELL; encoded by the coding sequence GTGCCCGAAGTCCTCAAAGCCCCCCTGGTCGTGGAGTTCCCCTTCACCCGCTCACTCGGCCCCGTCCAGAGCGCCTTCCTCACCGGTCTGCGCGAGCGCGTGCTCCTCGGCGTGAAGACCGGCGACGGGCGCACACTCGTCCCACCCGTCGAGTACGACCCCGTCACCGCCGAGGAGATCCACGACCTCGTCGAAGTCGCCCCCACCGGCACCGTCACCACCTGGGCCTGGAACCACGCCCCGCGCCGCGGCCAGCCCCTCGACACCCCCTTCGCCTGGGTCCTGGTCAGGCTCGACGGCGCCGACACGGCCCTCCTCCACGCCCTCGACGCCGCCGGCCCCGACGCCGTACACAGCGGCCTGCGCGTCCGCGTCCGCTGGGCCGCGCAACGCTCCGGAGCCATCACGGACATCGCCTGCTTCGAACCGTACGACTCCGGCGACGACGCGGCGGCCGAACCCACCGGCCACGACGGCCGGTTCGCCGACCCGGTGACCGGCATCGTCGCCCCGGCCCGTCTCGACTACGTCTACTCACCCGGCCGCGCGCAGTCCGCCCACCTCGACGCCCTCGCCGAACAGCGGACCGTCGGTGAACGCTGCCCCTCCTGCCGCAAGGTCTACGTCCCGCCCAGGGGGGCCTGCCCCACCTGCGGTGTCGCCACATCCGAAGCGGTCGAAGTGGGCCCGCGCGGCACGGTCACCACGTACTGCATCGTCAACATCAAAGCGAAGAACCTCGACATCGAAGTGCCGTACGTCTACGCGCACATCGCACTGGACGGCGCGGACCTCGCGCTGCACGGCCGCATCGGCGGCATCCCCTACGACCAGGTGCGCATGGGTCTGCGCGTCGAGCCGGTATGGACGGACGGCGGGCGTCACCCCGACCACTACCGGCCCACCGGCGAACCCGACGCGGACTACGAGACGTACAAGGAGCTGCTGTGA
- a CDS encoding crotonase/enoyl-CoA hydratase family protein, whose product MGGTEHLTVRREGATLVLTLNRPEARNALSLPMLVGLYDGWVEADEDDAVRSVVLTGAGGAFCAGMDLKALAGQGMEGQQYRDRLQADPDLHWKAMLRHHRPRKPVIAAVEGPCVAGGTEILQGTDIRVAGESATFGLFEVRRGLFPIGGSTVRLQRQIPRTHALEMLLTGRPYPAREAAGIGLVGHVVPDGTALAAALEIAGRINACGPLAVEAVKASVYETAEMTETDGLAAELKRGWPVFDTADAKEGARAFAEKRPPVYRRT is encoded by the coding sequence ATGGGTGGGACGGAACACCTCACCGTGCGGCGCGAGGGCGCCACACTGGTGCTCACGCTCAACAGGCCCGAGGCCAGGAACGCGCTCTCGCTGCCGATGCTGGTCGGCCTGTACGACGGCTGGGTCGAGGCCGACGAGGACGACGCGGTCCGCTCGGTCGTGCTCACCGGCGCGGGCGGTGCCTTCTGCGCCGGGATGGACCTCAAGGCCCTGGCCGGCCAGGGGATGGAAGGGCAGCAGTACCGGGACCGGCTCCAGGCCGACCCCGATCTGCACTGGAAGGCGATGCTGCGCCACCACCGTCCCCGCAAACCCGTGATCGCCGCCGTCGAGGGCCCCTGTGTCGCGGGCGGCACCGAGATCCTCCAGGGCACCGACATCCGGGTCGCCGGCGAGTCCGCGACCTTCGGGCTGTTCGAGGTCAGGAGGGGGCTGTTCCCGATCGGAGGCTCCACGGTCCGCCTCCAGCGCCAGATCCCGCGGACCCATGCCCTGGAGATGCTGCTGACCGGACGCCCGTACCCGGCGCGGGAGGCGGCCGGCATCGGGCTCGTCGGCCATGTCGTCCCCGACGGGACCGCCCTCGCCGCGGCCCTGGAGATCGCCGGGCGGATCAACGCCTGCGGACCGCTCGCCGTCGAGGCCGTCAAGGCCTCCGTGTACGAGACCGCGGAGATGACCGAGACCGACGGACTCGCGGCCGAGCTGAAGCGCGGCTGGCCGGTCTTCGACACCGCCGACGCCAAGGAAGGCGCCCGCGCCTTCGCCGAGAAGCGCCCGCCCGTGTACAGGCGCACCTGA
- a CDS encoding acyl-CoA synthetase, protein MEYNLADLFESVVDVVPDREALVYLDHPGTGAERRLGYAELDAAANRVAHHLIDSGIRPGEHLGLHLYNGVEYLQTVLGCLKARIVPVNVNYRYVEEELVYLYRDADLVALVFDAEFTERVAAALPQTEKLRHLVRVGTPTSGAGPLPVVEFADAEAAGSPGRGFPARSADDQFIIYTGGTTGMPKGVMWRQEDLFFSGLGGGAPTGEPVKTPEELAERVAAGGEGITFFPAPPLMHGTSTLTAFIGFNFGQRVVIHRKFVPEEVLRTIEKERVTSMSLVGDAMLRPLIDALSGPMKGTDCSSMFSVSSSGAIMSETVRAQFQALVPNVMLLNNFGSSESGFNGTATPDSGPDRGFRIRVNSRTQVVDPATHEPVAVGEPGRIAQRGHVPLGYYNDPKKTAETFFRKGDERWVLLGDMATVDEAGVVTVLGRGSQCINTGGEKVYPEEVEQALKSHPDVYDVLVAGVPDTTWGSHVAAVVQLREGAGRPSLEEIQTHCRTRLAGYKIPRQLVITSTIQRSPSGKADYRWARSVAAEADR, encoded by the coding sequence GTGGAGTACAACCTTGCCGACCTGTTCGAGTCGGTCGTCGACGTGGTCCCCGACCGCGAGGCCCTCGTGTACCTCGACCACCCCGGCACGGGCGCGGAGCGCCGTCTCGGCTACGCGGAGCTGGACGCGGCGGCCAACCGCGTCGCGCACCATCTGATCGACAGCGGGATTCGCCCCGGCGAGCACCTCGGGCTCCACCTCTACAACGGCGTCGAGTACCTGCAGACGGTCCTCGGCTGCCTGAAGGCCCGGATCGTCCCGGTCAACGTCAACTACCGCTATGTAGAGGAGGAGTTGGTCTACCTCTACCGGGACGCGGATCTGGTGGCGCTGGTCTTCGACGCGGAGTTCACCGAGCGGGTGGCGGCGGCGCTGCCGCAGACGGAGAAGCTGCGGCACCTGGTGCGGGTGGGGACCCCGACATCCGGCGCCGGTCCGCTGCCCGTGGTGGAGTTCGCCGACGCCGAGGCGGCCGGGTCTCCAGGGCGCGGGTTCCCGGCCCGCTCGGCGGACGACCAGTTCATCATCTACACCGGCGGGACGACCGGGATGCCCAAGGGGGTGATGTGGCGGCAGGAGGATCTGTTCTTCTCGGGTCTGGGCGGGGGCGCTCCGACGGGCGAGCCGGTGAAGACGCCTGAGGAACTGGCCGAGCGGGTGGCGGCGGGCGGGGAGGGCATCACCTTCTTCCCCGCTCCCCCGCTGATGCACGGCACCTCGACGCTGACGGCCTTCATCGGCTTCAACTTCGGCCAGCGGGTCGTCATCCACCGCAAGTTCGTGCCGGAGGAAGTCCTGCGGACGATAGAGAAGGAGCGGGTCACCAGCATGTCGCTGGTCGGCGACGCCATGCTGCGGCCGCTGATCGACGCGCTGAGCGGGCCCATGAAGGGGACCGACTGCTCCTCCATGTTCAGTGTGTCGTCGTCCGGGGCGATCATGTCGGAGACCGTGCGCGCCCAGTTCCAGGCGCTCGTGCCGAACGTGATGCTGCTGAACAACTTCGGCTCGTCGGAATCCGGCTTCAACGGCACGGCGACCCCTGACTCGGGCCCGGACCGCGGCTTCCGGATCCGGGTCAACTCCCGTACCCAGGTGGTGGATCCGGCCACGCACGAGCCCGTCGCGGTGGGCGAGCCCGGCCGCATCGCACAGCGCGGCCATGTGCCCCTCGGCTACTACAACGACCCGAAGAAGACCGCCGAGACGTTCTTCCGCAAGGGTGACGAGCGGTGGGTGCTGCTCGGCGACATGGCGACCGTCGACGAGGCGGGCGTCGTCACCGTCCTCGGCCGTGGCTCCCAGTGCATCAACACGGGTGGGGAGAAGGTGTATCCGGAGGAGGTCGAGCAGGCGCTCAAGTCGCATCCGGACGTGTACGACGTCCTGGTGGCCGGGGTGCCGGACACCACGTGGGGCAGTCATGTCGCGGCGGTGGTGCAGCTGCGCGAGGGCGCGGGACGGCCGTCCCTGGAGGAGATCCAGACCCACTGCCGCACCCGTCTGGCGGGCTACAAGATCCCCCGGCAACTGGTCATCACTAGCACCATCCAACGCTCGCCGAGCGGCAAGGCGGACTACCGCTGGGCACGGTCGGTGGCGGCGGAGGCCGACCGCTGA